The window GAGGGGCGAGGGTCACCATCAACATGATGACCGCGTTGAGGAACGCTCCGACGACGACACCCATCAGGATCAGCCGCTCCGGGGAAATCCCGGCCCGGCGCCGGGCGAGGAGGAAGACGGCAAGGGCGGACAGCGCCGCTCCGCCGAAGGCGCACAGCGGTAGGAGCGGGGAAGCGTCCGCCGACAGGAAGAGGGCCACCGTGAGCGCGCCCACCGCGGCGCCCCCCGATACGCCGAGGATATACGGGTCGGCGAGCGGGTTGCGCAGAAGCGCCTGGAAAGCGACGCCCGAGGAGGCGAGGGCCCCTCCCACGAGGGCGCCCAGCAGCGCCCGCGGGAGCCGCAGCGACAACAGGACCCGGGCGGGAGTGTCGTCCGTGCCCCGGAAGATCGCGTCGAAGGCCGCGCGTGGGGAGATCGACACCGGCCCGGTGGCCGCGGAGAGTGCCAGCGCGCCAAGTAGCGCCGCGGCGAGAACGGGGAACACCGCGCCGCTCCTTTCCCCCCCGCCCTTCACCGTTTTCCCCCCGCGCCCGCCCCGGGCGCCTTCGGGCGGGACGCTGCACCAGCCCGCCACTCCGCGAGGGCCGCGGATACCCGCTCCAGCGCGGTCACCAGCCGCGGGCCGGGGCGGGTCACGAGGTCACCGTCGAGGGTGATCACGGCTCCGTCCCGGAACGCGGGGATCTCCTTCCAGCGGGTGACCTCCGGCGGGAACCGTTCGACGCCGGCCATCCCCGCGACGAAGATCACGTCCGGCCGGGCGGCGACCATCTCCTCCACGGAGAGTCGCGGGTACCTGCCGGAAAAGCGGGCGGCGGCGTTCCTCCCGCCGGAGAGGCGCACCAGTTCGTCCATGAAAGTGCCTTCGCCCGCGGCGATGATCGGCGCGGTGGAGACGATGAAGAGGACGGATGGCCGATCCGCGTCGAGGGAGGAGGGGCGCGCGAGCCGCGCACGACGGCGAAGCGACCCGGCCTCGGCGCGTCCCCGGTCCAAGGCGCCGAGGAGGACACCCAGACGCTCGATCGCCGTAAAGACCGCCTCCAGATCCTGGGGAGCCACGGCGAAGCACGGGATCCCCATCTCCTCGACGGCACGCACCTTGTCCCGGGGATTCCCATCCGTCGTGCACAGGACGAGGTCCGGCGATAGAGCGACGATCCGCTCGACATCGGGATCGCTCACGCCGCCGATCTTCGGCAGGCGGGAGGCCGCTGGAGGGACGTTGCAAAACCGGGTGACGCCGACGAGGGAACCTTCGCGGCCGAGGAGGAAGACGATCTCGGTGAGGCTGGGAGCCAGGGAGACGATGCGGTGGGGCGGGGCAGCGAGACGGACGGTGACGCCCCGGTCGTCCTTCAACGCGAGGGGGAACCGGTCCGCCGCGAACGCGGGACGATCGATCACGGACGCAAGGAGGGCGACGACAGGGAGGAACCCCGGGAGGAAACGGCGTACGGCGTCGATCCGGCCACGGCCCGACATGGAACATCCCCCGGCCCGATGCCCTGCGGGAAAACGGTCGGGAGGGGGGTAAAACCGCGCGTCCAGACGGCGAAAGCGCCCCGGCCCTTCTCCCGCGAAAGGCGTCTCGGGATCTCTCCCCGCCGGGAAGGTCTCCTGGCTTCCGGTTACCCGGCGGCCCCCAAGGGCCGCCCCCCTACTCTCCGCGCCTTCCCGCCCGCGCGCTCGTCACCCGGGCAGTGGCTTCGTTGCGGATTTCGTCACCGGTTACAGTTGCGGGGCAGCGATGGACTCGCACCATCTTCCCTTGCCCCAACGGGAACGTTCCGATCTGCGACCATTGTGCCCACAGCACACCCATGCGTCAAGGCCGAACCATCAGGCCGAACCATCGGAGCGGTCAGGTCGTCCGGGACGCGACGTAGTCGGACAGGGCGACCAGGGCGGACCGGGCGGGCGAGTCGGGCAGACCGGCGAGGTATCGCTTCCCGCGCCGGACGTATTCCCTCGCCCGGGAGGCGGCATACCCGATCCCGCCGTGGCGGGCGACCAGACCGG is drawn from Candidatus Deferrimicrobium sp. and contains these coding sequences:
- a CDS encoding iron ABC transporter permease, with product MKGGGERSGAVFPVLAAALLGALALSAATGPVSISPRAAFDAIFRGTDDTPARVLLSLRLPRALLGALVGGALASSGVAFQALLRNPLADPYILGVSGGAAVGALTVALFLSADASPLLPLCAFGGAALSALAVFLLARRRAGISPERLILMGVVVGAFLNAVIMLMVTLAPPGKIPGALYWLMGDLGQGTPHRVAVLFPYVALGTVFLYLLSRGLDMLLLGDHAAFQAGLSVERVKTATYLTASLLAGSVVAVSGLIGFVGLIVPHGARVLVGSGHRRLLPAAFLLGGAFLVLSDTLARAASPAGELPVGAVTALAGAPFFLYLLRRNGGRS
- a CDS encoding helical backbone metal receptor — its product is MSGRGRIDAVRRFLPGFLPVVALLASVIDRPAFAADRFPLALKDDRGVTVRLAAPPHRIVSLAPSLTEIVFLLGREGSLVGVTRFCNVPPAASRLPKIGGVSDPDVERIVALSPDLVLCTTDGNPRDKVRAVEEMGIPCFAVAPQDLEAVFTAIERLGVLLGALDRGRAEAGSLRRRARLARPSSLDADRPSVLFIVSTAPIIAAGEGTFMDELVRLSGGRNAAARFSGRYPRLSVEEMVAARPDVIFVAGMAGVERFPPEVTRWKEIPAFRDGAVITLDGDLVTRPGPRLVTALERVSAALAEWRAGAASRPKAPGAGAGGKR